The Urbifossiella limnaea genome has a window encoding:
- a CDS encoding glycosyltransferase family 4 protein: MLVPDDNAPLAGLRVAFLTHYTELYGANLSMLNLLDGLVRAGVRPHVVCPEGGDLLGVLAERAVPAAVVPFEWWVSPARTVLGAATRIVRNLRRVRAIARQVRTWGCGLVYSNSSVFAAGALAAAELELPHLWHLREFGRRDYDLKPDLGVRLSRLGFRTADATIFVSHALRRAFLGRVTPANSHVIYNGVAREEQFDERRRAAEAVRGRSQPFTFVLVGRFRESKGQDVAIRAVARVPGTRLLLVGGSGQTGDQAYYEQCRTLVAELGVADRVEFWGYIPDPERAFLAADVALMCSRSEAMGRVTAEAMSACRPVIGYDAGGTSELIDAGRTGALYRGGADELAECMARYAAAPELAWQHGEAGWNVARRRHSTESYVAQVMDVIRGVVAR; this comes from the coding sequence ATGCTCGTGCCAGACGATAACGCCCCGCTCGCCGGCCTGCGGGTCGCATTCCTGACGCACTACACCGAGCTGTACGGCGCCAACCTGTCGATGCTGAACCTGCTCGACGGGCTCGTGCGCGCCGGCGTTCGCCCGCACGTCGTCTGCCCCGAGGGGGGCGACCTGCTCGGCGTGCTGGCCGAGCGAGCCGTCCCGGCCGCGGTCGTGCCGTTCGAGTGGTGGGTGTCGCCGGCCCGCACGGTGCTCGGCGCTGCGACGCGGATCGTGCGCAACCTCCGGCGGGTGCGGGCGATCGCGCGGCAGGTGCGGACCTGGGGGTGCGGGCTGGTGTACTCGAACTCGTCGGTGTTCGCCGCAGGGGCGCTCGCGGCCGCGGAGCTGGAACTGCCCCACCTGTGGCACCTGCGCGAGTTCGGCCGCCGCGACTACGACTTGAAGCCCGACCTCGGGGTGCGGCTGTCGCGGCTCGGGTTCCGCACCGCGGACGCCACGATCTTCGTGTCGCACGCCCTACGACGGGCGTTCCTGGGGCGGGTGACACCTGCGAACTCGCACGTCATCTACAACGGCGTGGCCCGCGAGGAGCAGTTCGACGAGCGCCGCCGCGCCGCCGAGGCGGTCCGCGGGCGAAGCCAGCCGTTCACGTTCGTGCTGGTCGGCCGCTTCCGCGAGAGCAAGGGGCAGGACGTGGCGATCCGGGCGGTCGCGCGCGTGCCCGGAACGCGGCTCCTCCTCGTCGGCGGCTCCGGGCAGACGGGTGACCAGGCGTACTACGAGCAGTGCCGTACCCTGGTGGCGGAGTTGGGCGTCGCGGACCGGGTCGAATTCTGGGGCTACATTCCCGACCCGGAGCGGGCGTTCCTGGCGGCCGACGTGGCGCTGATGTGCTCCCGCAGCGAGGCGATGGGCCGCGTGACGGCGGAGGCGATGTCGGCCTGCCGGCCGGTGATCGGCTACGACGCCGGCGGCACGAGCGAACTCATCGACGCCGGCCGCACCGGTGCTCTCTACCGCGGCGGGGCCGACGAACTGGCCGAGTGCATGGCTCGTTACGCGGCTGCCCCGGAGTTGGCGTGGCAGCACGGCGAGGCGGGGTGGAACGTCGCCCGCCGGCGGCATTCGACCGAGAGCTACGTCGCGCAGGTGATGGACGTGATCCGCGGGGTCGTGGCCCGTTAG
- a CDS encoding TatD family hydrolase, whose amino-acid sequence MNYIDPHIHMVSRTTDDYQRMAYAGCAAISEPAFWAGFDRGTAAGFHDYFRQLTQYEPKRAAQFHIRHYSWLCINAKEAENVSLSREVIALIPEFLKEPTVLGIGEIGLNKNTRNEATVFQEHLDLAAKTDELVLIHTPHLEDKLKGTRMIVDMLKGDSRVKPHRVCVDHVEEHTVRLALDNGFWCGMTLYPTTKCTPARACDIIEMVGTDRIMANSAGDWGKSDPLAVPELIQEMRRRGHPEAAVRKVVYENPLNFWRQANNWVEWADAPAAGAKAGY is encoded by the coding sequence ATGAACTACATCGACCCGCACATCCACATGGTCTCGCGGACCACGGACGACTACCAGCGGATGGCCTACGCCGGGTGCGCCGCGATCTCCGAGCCCGCGTTCTGGGCCGGGTTCGACCGCGGCACCGCGGCCGGGTTCCACGACTACTTCCGCCAGCTGACCCAGTACGAGCCGAAGCGCGCGGCCCAGTTCCACATCCGGCACTACTCCTGGCTGTGCATCAACGCCAAGGAGGCCGAGAACGTGTCGCTGTCGCGCGAGGTCATCGCCCTCATCCCCGAGTTCCTCAAGGAGCCGACCGTCCTCGGCATCGGCGAGATCGGCCTCAACAAGAACACCCGCAACGAGGCCACCGTCTTCCAGGAGCACCTCGACCTCGCCGCGAAGACCGACGAACTCGTCCTCATCCACACCCCGCACCTGGAGGACAAGCTGAAAGGCACGCGGATGATCGTGGACATGCTCAAGGGCGACTCGCGGGTGAAGCCGCACCGCGTCTGCGTCGATCACGTCGAGGAGCACACCGTCCGGCTGGCGCTCGACAACGGGTTCTGGTGCGGGATGACGCTCTACCCGACCACGAAGTGCACCCCCGCCCGCGCCTGCGACATCATCGAGATGGTCGGCACCGACCGCATCATGGCGAACTCGGCCGGCGACTGGGGGAAGTCCGACCCGCTGGCCGTGCCCGAATTGATCCAGGAGATGCGCCGCCGCGGGCACCCCGAGGCGGCGGTCCGCAAGGTGGTGTACGAGAACCCGCTCAACTTCTGGCGGCAGGCCAACAACTGGGTCGAGTGGGCCGACGCGCCCGCCGCGGGCGCGAAGGCCGGCTACTGA
- a CDS encoding DUF1501 domain-containing protein gives MLRVQVTRRDFLHAGSLAAACGVAGVARATPQAAPPAKSVLLLDLFGGPSHIDTFDPKPNAPAEVRGEFGTIPTALPGFRVCEHLPELARRLDRFATIRTVSHRYNSHNPYGVMTGYDGGQDQTDYFARPTNHPSVPTVCRYLGLGRGTDLPGYVMLPAAPGYTQGLRRAGPYGGYLGTAFDPVFATADEHKRDDLGDDKDFYSHTTIPRGEPRLPRLDGNLSLDALNTRRTLAQQIDNAAAALDARGHAARRDAAFDLLVSPKARAAFDLSREPTRVRDRYGAGLFGQSVLLARRLIEAGVTFVTVHTEAKPNGHWDTHNNNFKMLRHVLLPFLDHAFSALLDDLDDRGLLDSTLVVVTGDMGRTPKVNGAAGRDHWPQCGFGLFAGGGTKPGVVHGTTDKIAAYPTDHPVSAGDLVATVYKLVGVDPEAMVPDHTNRPTHISHGGRPVTAVML, from the coding sequence ATGCTCCGCGTGCAGGTCACCCGCCGCGACTTCCTCCACGCCGGCTCCCTCGCCGCCGCTTGCGGCGTTGCAGGGGTGGCTCGTGCGACGCCGCAAGCGGCGCCGCCGGCCAAGTCCGTCCTCCTCCTCGACCTGTTCGGCGGCCCGAGCCACATCGACACGTTCGACCCCAAGCCGAACGCCCCCGCCGAGGTCCGCGGCGAGTTCGGCACCATCCCCACCGCCCTCCCCGGCTTCCGCGTTTGCGAGCACCTGCCCGAACTCGCCCGCCGCCTGGACCGTTTCGCCACCATCCGCACGGTTAGCCACCGGTACAACTCGCACAACCCGTATGGGGTGATGACAGGCTACGACGGCGGGCAGGACCAGACCGACTACTTCGCCCGGCCGACGAACCACCCCAGCGTGCCGACCGTGTGCCGCTACCTCGGCCTCGGCCGCGGCACCGACCTGCCGGGGTACGTCATGCTGCCGGCGGCCCCCGGCTACACCCAGGGGCTCCGCCGCGCCGGCCCCTACGGTGGCTACCTCGGCACCGCCTTCGACCCCGTCTTCGCCACCGCCGACGAGCACAAGCGCGACGACCTCGGCGACGACAAGGACTTCTACAGCCACACCACCATCCCGCGCGGCGAGCCGCGCCTGCCGCGGCTCGACGGCAACCTCTCGCTCGACGCGCTGAACACCCGCCGCACCCTCGCCCAGCAGATCGACAACGCCGCCGCGGCCCTCGACGCCCGCGGCCACGCCGCCCGCCGCGACGCCGCGTTCGACCTGCTCGTGTCGCCGAAGGCCCGCGCCGCGTTCGACCTGTCCCGCGAGCCGACGCGCGTCCGGGACCGCTACGGCGCCGGCCTGTTCGGCCAGAGTGTGCTGCTGGCGCGGCGGCTGATCGAAGCCGGAGTGACGTTCGTGACCGTGCACACGGAGGCGAAGCCGAACGGCCACTGGGACACGCACAACAACAACTTCAAGATGCTGCGCCACGTCCTGCTGCCGTTCCTCGACCACGCCTTCTCGGCCCTGCTCGACGACCTCGACGACCGCGGGTTGCTCGACAGCACACTCGTGGTGGTGACCGGCGACATGGGGCGGACGCCCAAGGTGAACGGCGCCGCCGGCCGCGACCACTGGCCGCAGTGCGGGTTCGGCCTGTTCGCGGGCGGGGGCACGAAGCCGGGCGTCGTCCACGGCACGACGGACAAGATCGCCGCGTACCCGACCGACCACCCGGTGTCGGCCGGCGACCTGGTGGCGACGGTGTACAAGCTCGTCGGTGTAGACCCCGAGGCGATGGTGCCCGACCACACCAACCGCCCCACGCACATCAGCCACGGCGGCCGGCCGGTGACGGCGGTGATGCTCTAA
- a CDS encoding DUF1353 domain-containing protein, translating into MARARRSPAASRVQAVQLVARSPAALFGGGAPDIAASFAPAETAGPSLLELVEYVPPPLPAAPDAAAGMFGFVAANTTAAAVAPVPITYDASRRSWRLLANYSYVYEGTTLTALEGFSFDLASIPRPLWWLIAPNELSVVAPLFHDLLYRYKGQLAQVQVDPYRTFTRREADDLFYHLMEVEGIAAWRRRAAYSAVRAAGGLSW; encoded by the coding sequence ATGGCCCGCGCCCGCCGCTCGCCCGCCGCTTCCCGCGTCCAGGCCGTCCAGCTTGTCGCGCGCTCGCCGGCCGCTCTGTTCGGGGGCGGGGCGCCCGACATCGCCGCGTCGTTCGCCCCCGCCGAGACCGCGGGGCCGAGCCTGCTGGAACTGGTCGAGTACGTCCCGCCGCCGCTGCCGGCAGCGCCCGACGCCGCGGCGGGGATGTTCGGGTTCGTGGCGGCTAACACGACGGCGGCGGCCGTCGCGCCGGTGCCGATCACCTACGACGCGAGCCGCCGCTCGTGGCGGCTGTTGGCCAACTACTCCTACGTCTACGAGGGGACGACGCTGACCGCGCTGGAGGGGTTCTCGTTCGACCTGGCGTCGATCCCGCGGCCGCTGTGGTGGCTGATCGCCCCGAACGAGTTGTCGGTCGTCGCCCCGCTGTTCCACGACTTGCTGTACCGCTACAAGGGGCAACTCGCGCAGGTGCAAGTGGACCCGTACCGGACGTTCACCCGGCGCGAGGCGGACGACCTGTTTTACCACCTGATGGAAGTCGAGGGCATCGCCGCCTGGCGGCGGCGCGCGGCGTACTCCGCCGTCCGCGCCGCGGGCGGGTTGTCGTGGTAG
- a CDS encoding DUF1501 domain-containing protein, translated as MLTIGDTTRHGRRDFLRVGGLAGGVLSLPGLVRGGAPLSAANRPVTDKSVIFLFLHGGPSQIETFDPKMTAPEEIRSATGEVQTAIPGVTFGASFPELARRADRFTVVRSFATGDGNHDIKPVVGKDSFGANLGSAYAAVAGGVNPETSLPSNVLLFPRAVDPEAGPGQANFGRFASNGPFGAGAVPFQPEGDTGLRADMRINLPLSRVNDRRSLLTAFDAARVAGDEAGGLDSTRERAFTVLTSGIGDAFDLSKEDARTVARYDTATRVNVAAIDKKWNNHKHYADNARTLGKLLLLARRLCERGAGFVTVTTNFVWDMHADVNNATMKEGMSYMAPPLDHAVSAFLDDVRARGLEDKILLVACGEMGRTPKINRNGGRDHWGGLAPLLLAGGGLRMGQVIGQSARDAGTPATTPIRIPHLLGTVMHTLFDVGRLRVARGVGREVLQLADHEPIPGLHG; from the coding sequence ATGCTCACCATCGGCGACACCACCCGCCACGGCCGCCGCGACTTCCTCCGCGTCGGCGGGCTGGCCGGCGGCGTGCTCTCCCTGCCAGGCCTCGTCCGCGGCGGCGCCCCGCTGTCGGCCGCGAACCGCCCCGTCACCGACAAGTCGGTCATCTTCCTGTTCCTCCACGGCGGCCCGAGCCAGATCGAAACCTTCGACCCCAAGATGACCGCCCCCGAGGAAATCCGCTCGGCCACCGGCGAGGTGCAGACCGCGATCCCGGGCGTCACGTTCGGCGCGTCGTTCCCGGAGCTGGCCCGCCGGGCCGACCGGTTCACGGTGGTGCGGTCGTTCGCCACCGGCGACGGCAACCACGACATCAAGCCGGTGGTCGGCAAGGACTCGTTCGGGGCGAACCTCGGCTCCGCCTACGCGGCCGTCGCGGGCGGCGTCAACCCCGAGACGTCGCTGCCGTCAAACGTGCTGCTGTTCCCGCGGGCGGTCGATCCCGAGGCCGGTCCGGGGCAGGCGAACTTCGGCCGGTTCGCCAGCAACGGCCCGTTCGGCGCCGGGGCGGTGCCGTTCCAGCCCGAGGGCGACACGGGCCTCCGCGCCGACATGCGGATCAACCTGCCGCTGAGCCGCGTCAACGACCGCCGCTCGCTGCTGACCGCGTTCGACGCCGCCCGCGTGGCCGGCGACGAGGCCGGCGGCCTCGACAGCACCCGCGAGCGCGCCTTCACGGTGCTGACGAGCGGCATCGGCGACGCCTTCGACCTGTCGAAGGAGGACGCCCGCACGGTGGCCCGCTACGACACGGCGACGCGGGTGAACGTGGCGGCGATCGACAAGAAGTGGAACAACCACAAGCACTACGCGGACAACGCCCGCACCCTGGGGAAGCTGCTGCTGCTGGCCCGCCGGCTGTGCGAGCGCGGGGCGGGGTTCGTGACGGTGACGACGAACTTCGTGTGGGACATGCACGCGGACGTGAACAACGCGACGATGAAGGAGGGGATGAGCTACATGGCCCCGCCGCTGGACCACGCGGTGAGCGCGTTCCTGGACGACGTGCGGGCGCGCGGCCTGGAGGACAAGATTCTCCTGGTGGCGTGCGGCGAGATGGGGCGGACGCCGAAGATCAACCGCAACGGCGGCCGCGACCACTGGGGCGGCCTGGCCCCGCTGCTGCTGGCGGGCGGCGGGCTGCGGATGGGTCAGGTGATCGGCCAGTCGGCCCGCGACGCCGGCACCCCGGCGACGACCCCGATCCGCATCCCGCACCTGCTGGGCACGGTGATGCACACGCTGTTCGACGTGGGCCGCCTGCGCGTGGCCCGTGGCGTCGGCCGCGAGGTGCTCCAGCTCGCCGACCACGAGCCGATCCCGGGCCTGCACGGATAG